From the Bacillus sp. 2205SS5-2 genome, the window TGTTTGTTTGGGCAGTTGCCTTCATTGCGGGCATCATTTGGAGCGGAATCGATTTTCCAATAAATCCTTTTGTTGCTTTTACGGCTTTAGGGATACTCAAAAAAGTAAGCAGAAGCCAAGGTGAAACAAGTTGGGTTCCAACGAGTATCGTTACCCAAATGTAAGAGAGAATGAAAATTCCAGCTAAAAGGTATATCGCTTTTTTTCTGCCAATTAGAATAGCGATAGTTTTTCGTCCACTCTCTTTATCCCCATCTAAATCACGAATATTATTTGCTAAAAGGATTGCTCCCACTAAAAGAGCAATTGGGATTGAAATTAACCAGCTAAGACCGTTAATAAATCCTGTTTGAATATAAAAAGAAAGTAAAATAATTACCACACCCATAAAAAATCCAGCTGTAATTTCACCAAAAGGGGTGTAGGCAATCGGTCTAGGTCCACCAGTATAAAAGTAGCCCGCCGCCATACAAATAAGACCAATAACAGCAATCCACCACGTGGTATGGTAACAAATGTATAACCCTAAAAATAATGCAAAGCCGAAAAGGGAAAAAGCGAGAAGTTTGACTGTGCTTGGTTTTACCCCATTTCTTACTATGGCTCCACCAATACCGAC encodes:
- a CDS encoding 1,4-dihydroxy-2-naphthoate polyprenyltransferase, which translates into the protein MEVTTIQADKGWRIWWQLTRPHTLTAAFIPVALGSALSLNYTSLRWDLFFAMLLASILIQAATNMFNEYYDFKRGLDHENSVGIGGAIVRNGVKPSTVKLLAFSLFGFALFLGLYICYHTTWWIAVIGLICMAAGYFYTGGPRPIAYTPFGEITAGFFMGVVIILLSFYIQTGFINGLSWLISIPIALLVGAILLANNIRDLDGDKESGRKTIAILIGRKKAIYLLAGIFILSYIWVTILVGTQLVSPWLLLTFLSIPKAVKATKGFIGKSIPLQMMPAMKATAQTNTIFGFLLSIGLFIGYLLQ